CACGAGCGCCAAAAGTACCCAATGCGCCAAATTTCGGAAATTCCATAGGGTCAAAAACTATTTGCTGGCGAATTCCCGCAGCCAGAGGATACATCATCCCAACAGCTTTGTCTAACTGCGTTTGGGTAGTGATAATCGGCCCAGCAACTTTATGATTAGCGATGATGGAATGAAAGTAACCTGGACGACCTGGTAAAACTGGGATGTCTGCACAATAAGACCACAGTGATAAAGCACCTTGGATTAAAGCTACAGAATTAACTGGGCGGATTAAAGTACCGTGACCACTAGAGCCTGCTAACATAGCGGAGACAACAATACATCCAAAACTGTGCCCCATAAGATGAAATCGCACAGTATTTGCAGTTGCTTTTTGAAGTTGTGTTAGTAACTCAAAACCGCCAGTTTCCCCAATTTGACGCGCTCTATCTTTCATTTTCCAAAAAGATAGAACTCGTAGAGGCATCAAAATTCCATTTAAGTCGAACTGACCAAAATTAACTGGTTCTGCTTTGGTAGCTTCAAATATACCTTCTGGATCAAAAGAAAAGCGATCGCTCCCTGGTGCTGCTCCTTCACCATCATTACCTAAACCCGATTCTCGGTTCAAAACTTCGTAGGCTTGACGCACCTCTAATGGCATATACTCAGGTGCAATATCTTCCATTGCTGCTTGGAAAATTGTTTTGAGTGCCTGTCTAGAAATTTCTGTATCAGCAATCCTCTGAGCATACTGCTCAATTAAGCTCTCTAATGAAGAAGTAGATGTTGGATCAAAAGACACAGAATTACTCAGTTCTTCATTACCCCAAGGCAAACTCGGCCAATATAAACCAATTAAAAGTGGGTGAAATTCTGGGCATACTTGTTTGATTTGTGCAATATCATTTAAATTGTTGTGCATTGCACCTATCCATTTGTTATATTGCTGCCGCGCTCCAGCAACATCACTCATCCAACCATGACTAAATATAAAAACATCTGTGATTCGCTCACAAGATAAGATATCTAATATCTTTTGGCTCATCTTTCCTTGATGTTCATTACGTTCATTACCTTGCTCATCAAAGGGGATTAAATAATACTGTAATGAAGTTTCAATGATTGTTTCAATTGACATATAAATTCTCCAAAAAAATCAATTAAATATTTAATTTAAAAACCAAACAATATTAAATTTATCACTTAAAATAATAATCTAATGGACGAGTAACAAAAGTTTTATTACTCATCCCACTCAACTTTACAGGCCAATAGCCCCGACTACAACTTCTTTATCTGGATTTCCCTGAATATACTTCAGCACAATCTGAACGCCTATTCCCTGCTGACGCACAGCAATTTGATAGTGATCTGGGTTTAGATCTTTATTGTTTTCTTTAATAAAATCAAATAGTTTAACTAAGTTAAATTGGGTGTTGGACATTTTAGTATTCTCCAAATTCATTAATAACCAAAAAAAGCGTTTTTTTGGTTGTTGCTTTTCTATAAATCAGAATAGTTCAATTTTTTTTTATAGAAAATCTATATAACTCATATTGTTTCAAGTAAAGTTCATCTAAAAACTCATAATAAAATAAGCAGGACTTACGCAACGCCGATAACGTCATTGCGACCGGAACGAAGTGTAGAGAAGCAATCCCAGCGATAGGGAAGATTACTTCCCTATCGGTCGTAATGACGGAGTTACGTTATTTTTGCGTAAGTCCTGATAAGTTCAAGTTGTATATAGGACTAGGACTAATTTTATCTCAAGCTTTGAAGCGAGCTGATAAAAGAGTAAGAGTGTTAGAGCAGTAATTTTTTAGTTTAAGGAAAGACTGGAATAGCACTACTCCCTAGAGCATTCAAGTGCAGTAGACCTCAAGCAAGGTTTTTAGTTAGATAGCATAAACTTCTTTGAATAACAGTCAAACCAACGTTCCCAATAATCTTGTTTTTTTGTTAATTTCCCTATAATGCGGTTATATTTAGCAAACCAGCTTTCCCAATAATCGTTTGTCTCTTTAACGCAACCATCACAAGTTGGGCAACCAGCTTTACATTGAGGCACGGTATGAATACTACCGACACAATTTGTGCAAAGTTCGCTGTCAATCCAGTGGCGGGTGCCTTCTACTTTAATTGCGCCAGTGGGGCATACAGACTCACAGAGATTGCAAGAAATACACTGGCTGGTAATCTTATAAGCCATGATTATTCTCCTTGCGAATGAGGTGATAGGTGAGAGGTGATAGGTGAGAGGTGACAGGTGAGAGGTGATAAAAAATTATCTGTAACCTGTCACCTGTTCCCTATTCCCTATTTCCTAATTCTTTGACGTACTGTTCGTAAAACTCTAAAGCAACTTTCTCGATTACGTCGTAAGCTTCAACGGTCTGTATGCCAGCTTCGTGCAATTTTTCTTTGGGACAGTTGCCAATCTTGGAAACCAATACTGCTTTACAATCTGCAATTGTCTTCATGATATTCTCTGCGGTGGCTGCTTCACCGTATCCACCTTGACAATATTGATCTATCTTGCGGTGACTAACGAAACGAACTTCGTTACCATCAACTTCGTAAACTTGGAATTCTTTGACATGACCGAAGTGTTGGTTAACTAATCCGCCGCCTTTGGTTGCCACTGCAACTAAGATTTTAGGATTGTTTGCACTTTGCTGCTTGCCGGCTTTTGCCTTTTCTTTGGCTGCTTTGATTTCTTCTCTAAATTTCTCAATACCTTCGTGAACTTCTTGGCGCTTGCTGA
This window of the Nostoc sp. HK-01 genome carries:
- a CDS encoding 4Fe-4S ferredoxin, iron-sulfur binding protein, with protein sequence MAYKITSQCISCNLCESVCPTGAIKVEGTRHWIDSELCTNCVGSIHTVPQCKAGCPTCDGCVKETNDYWESWFAKYNRIIGKLTKKQDYWERWFDCYSKKFMLSN